In Paenarthrobacter sp. GOM3, a single window of DNA contains:
- a CDS encoding ABC transporter ATP-binding protein — MAVLNAKDLTLQYEARKVVEGLTTEIPEGKVTMIVGANACGKSTLLRGLSRLLKPAGGTVTLDGKDIHTRPARELARTLGLLPQHPTAPDGITVRDLVGRGRYPHQGFFRSWSAGDDAAVQRALDATDTLGLAERSIDELSGGQRQRVWIAMALAQETDVLLLDEPTTYLDLAHQVEVLDLITDLNRGRGTTVAIVLHDLNLAARYADHVIAMKGGCIVAEGPAPEVVTEELVFNVFGLESRVVPDPISGTPLIVPIGRHHARPASTNELEIAS; from the coding sequence ATGGCCGTCCTTAATGCCAAGGACCTTACGCTCCAATACGAGGCACGCAAGGTGGTGGAGGGGCTCACCACTGAGATCCCCGAAGGCAAGGTGACGATGATCGTGGGCGCCAACGCCTGCGGCAAATCCACGCTCCTTCGCGGACTCTCGCGGCTCCTGAAGCCAGCCGGCGGCACCGTGACGCTCGACGGCAAGGACATCCACACCCGTCCCGCCCGCGAACTTGCCCGCACGCTCGGCCTGCTTCCGCAGCACCCCACCGCCCCCGACGGCATCACCGTGCGCGACCTCGTGGGCCGCGGGCGGTATCCGCACCAGGGCTTCTTCCGCAGCTGGAGCGCGGGTGACGACGCCGCAGTGCAGCGCGCGCTCGACGCCACTGACACCCTTGGACTCGCTGAGCGAAGCATCGACGAACTGTCCGGCGGGCAGCGCCAGCGTGTGTGGATCGCTATGGCCCTGGCCCAGGAAACCGACGTGCTGCTGCTGGACGAACCCACCACCTACCTGGACCTCGCGCACCAAGTGGAAGTCCTGGACCTGATTACCGACCTCAACCGCGGCCGAGGCACCACGGTGGCCATTGTGCTTCACGACCTCAACCTCGCCGCCCGCTATGCAGACCACGTCATCGCCATGAAGGGCGGGTGCATCGTAGCCGAAGGTCCCGCCCCGGAAGTGGTGACCGAGGAACTCGTGTTCAACGTCTTCGGCTTGGAATCCCGCGTGGTTCCGGACCCTATTTCAGGTACACCGCTGATCGTCCCCATCGGACGACACCACGCTCGCCCCGCTTCAACCAACGAACTGGAGATCGCCTCATGA
- a CDS encoding FecCD family ABC transporter permease encodes MSTVHKLPTELAVNADVSPKHPHQLSLRRVLSPTFFLGLALVVMFAVYVLLGSYTVTIPDFFTIVINHLTGGEKIPGASFIVMEHKLPRAVVGTMIGIAFGLAGALFQTMLRNPLASPDIIGISYGASAAAVTAIVIFGASGAVVSWAALGGALGVAAIIYAISRGTGSGAGGGSRGNAAGNRLILAGVGIAAALHAVVNFLMTRADIRTAADALIWLNGSLNSSTWDRAGVLAVSMLVLIPAVIALAGPLRILELGDDAAAGLGIKVNATRLGLVLTAVGFAAVATAAAGPVAFVAFLAGPIARRVVRKPSLPASALTGALIVLLADFFASNIAPVILDGTVLPVGVITGALGAPFLLWLLVTSNRKEA; translated from the coding sequence ATGAGCACCGTCCACAAACTCCCCACCGAGTTGGCAGTTAATGCCGATGTTTCCCCCAAACACCCTCATCAATTGTCACTTCGGCGAGTACTGAGCCCCACCTTCTTCCTTGGGCTGGCCCTCGTGGTCATGTTCGCTGTGTACGTCCTTCTGGGCAGCTACACGGTGACCATTCCGGACTTCTTCACCATCGTCATCAACCACCTGACCGGTGGGGAAAAAATCCCCGGCGCCAGCTTCATCGTCATGGAGCACAAGCTGCCACGCGCCGTAGTTGGAACCATGATCGGCATCGCGTTCGGCCTTGCCGGGGCGCTGTTCCAAACCATGCTTCGAAATCCGCTGGCAAGCCCTGACATCATCGGCATCAGCTACGGCGCCAGCGCGGCAGCCGTGACGGCGATCGTGATCTTCGGCGCGTCCGGCGCTGTTGTTTCCTGGGCTGCGCTGGGCGGAGCACTCGGTGTCGCGGCCATCATCTACGCAATCTCCCGAGGAACTGGCTCAGGCGCGGGCGGCGGCAGCCGGGGCAACGCGGCAGGCAATCGCCTCATCCTCGCCGGAGTGGGTATCGCCGCAGCCCTCCACGCCGTAGTCAACTTCCTCATGACCCGCGCAGACATCCGCACGGCAGCCGATGCCCTCATCTGGCTCAACGGCTCCCTGAACTCCTCCACCTGGGACCGTGCCGGAGTTCTCGCAGTCTCAATGCTGGTCCTGATCCCCGCCGTCATTGCACTGGCTGGCCCGTTGCGGATCCTCGAACTCGGTGACGACGCTGCGGCCGGACTTGGCATCAAGGTGAACGCAACCCGGCTGGGACTGGTGCTGACCGCCGTCGGATTCGCCGCCGTCGCGACTGCCGCGGCCGGACCGGTAGCGTTCGTCGCGTTCCTCGCCGGCCCGATCGCCCGCCGCGTCGTCCGCAAACCCAGCCTCCCGGCGTCGGCCCTCACCGGTGCGCTGATCGTGCTGCTCGCAGACTTCTTCGCTTCCAACATTGCCCCCGTCATCCTCGACGGAACCGTCCTCCCTGTCGGCGTCATCACCGGCGCCCTCGGTGCACCCTTCCTGCTGTGGCTGCTGGTCACGTCGAACCGAAAGGAGGCCTGA
- a CDS encoding FecCD family ABC transporter permease has product MKLSTTTALQGRGDGTLVPAGPGGITSDTKGTGAVTASRGATAKRSAWLLAAVVVLAAVCAASLAIGARGLPLNTVWEALTNFDPANGNHAVVIARIPRTVLGLLAGAALGLAGAAMQGVARNPLADPGILGLNAGAALAVVVGIYVFGVGSLSGYIWFAFIGAAAAAVVVYAVASLGRDGATPVKLALAGAALSAGLFSLMNVILVSSQDTFDRFRFWQVGSIGGRDWSVLLPALPFLAIGAVIILAGGRVLNSLALGDDIARGLGQNVALSRGITGLGIVLLCGSATALAGPIGFLGLVIPHAVRSLTGPDYRWVLPFSVVAAPILLISADILGRVILLPGEVPAGIMTAIIGAPVFVWLIRRGKGAGL; this is encoded by the coding sequence ATGAAACTGAGTACGACGACGGCACTTCAGGGGCGGGGCGACGGCACTTTGGTGCCGGCTGGCCCGGGAGGCATCACCTCTGATACCAAGGGAACCGGAGCTGTCACCGCTTCCCGGGGCGCAACAGCCAAGCGCTCTGCGTGGCTGTTGGCGGCCGTCGTCGTACTCGCCGCAGTGTGCGCCGCCTCTTTGGCGATTGGCGCACGCGGGCTTCCCCTTAACACTGTGTGGGAAGCCCTCACCAACTTCGATCCGGCCAACGGCAACCACGCGGTGGTTATCGCCCGGATTCCCCGCACCGTCCTAGGACTCCTGGCCGGAGCCGCACTTGGCTTGGCCGGCGCAGCCATGCAGGGCGTGGCCCGCAACCCGCTGGCCGATCCCGGCATCCTTGGACTGAACGCCGGTGCCGCCCTGGCAGTGGTGGTGGGGATCTACGTTTTCGGTGTCGGCTCGCTGTCGGGCTACATCTGGTTCGCTTTCATCGGCGCCGCAGCGGCCGCCGTCGTTGTTTATGCCGTTGCGTCCTTGGGACGTGATGGTGCGACGCCGGTCAAGCTCGCGCTCGCAGGTGCGGCCCTGAGCGCCGGCTTGTTCTCCCTGATGAACGTCATCCTGGTTTCAAGCCAGGACACTTTTGACCGTTTCCGTTTCTGGCAAGTGGGCAGCATTGGCGGACGCGATTGGTCCGTCCTCCTTCCGGCGCTGCCTTTCCTGGCAATCGGCGCCGTCATTATCCTGGCCGGCGGCCGCGTCCTGAACAGCCTCGCCCTGGGTGACGATATTGCCCGGGGCCTGGGGCAGAACGTCGCCTTGTCCCGTGGAATCACCGGACTCGGCATCGTGTTGCTGTGCGGCTCCGCCACCGCGTTGGCCGGTCCCATTGGATTCCTGGGGCTCGTTATTCCCCACGCCGTCCGCTCCCTGACAGGTCCGGACTACCGCTGGGTCCTTCCCTTCTCTGTGGTTGCCGCCCCAATTCTCCTGATCAGCGCCGACATCCTTGGCCGCGTCATCCTCCTCCCAGGCGAAGTCCCGGCGGGCATCATGACTGCGATCATCGGCGCGCCTGTCTTCGTCTGGCTCATCCGCCGGGGCAAGGGGGCCGGGCTATGA
- a CDS encoding iron-siderophore ABC transporter substrate-binding protein: MASLLPRRALLKTAGTATAALAAVALTLTGCSTGPATSTPATEQAESAAFPVTIKNVFGETTIKEQPKRVVTVSWVNDDVAIALGVVPVGVPKNEWGNNDKGSTPWKDAALEKLGAGFGTDKAPVQFSEADGINFTEIAKLNPDVILAAYSGLEEADYKKLSEIAPVVAQPELAYGTPWQESTTLIGKALGKETEAKKLIEDTQATVEDKVSEYPQIKDKTFIYGNLEPAKGDGANVYTAIDNRPRFLSEIGMKLAPVVEQNTKSKTEFFIPWSAEKANELASDVFVTWVPDSTTADAIKADPLLGQIPAVKKGALVADSDQTLTLAISASSPLSLPWALDTFLPQLGKAADAAGK, encoded by the coding sequence GTGGCTTCCCTTCTCCCACGCCGCGCCCTGCTCAAAACAGCAGGTACCGCGACGGCCGCGCTTGCCGCCGTCGCCCTCACCCTCACCGGCTGCTCCACTGGCCCGGCAACCTCCACTCCGGCAACTGAGCAGGCAGAATCCGCAGCTTTCCCGGTGACCATCAAAAACGTCTTTGGTGAGACCACCATTAAGGAACAGCCCAAGCGCGTAGTCACTGTCTCGTGGGTCAATGATGACGTCGCGATCGCCCTGGGCGTTGTCCCGGTTGGCGTTCCGAAGAACGAATGGGGCAATAACGACAAGGGCTCCACCCCGTGGAAGGACGCAGCACTGGAGAAGCTCGGCGCAGGCTTTGGCACCGACAAGGCTCCGGTCCAGTTCTCCGAGGCAGACGGCATCAACTTCACCGAGATCGCCAAGCTCAACCCGGACGTTATCCTGGCGGCTTACTCGGGCCTCGAAGAAGCTGACTATAAGAAGCTCAGCGAAATCGCCCCCGTTGTGGCGCAGCCGGAGCTCGCCTACGGCACTCCGTGGCAGGAAAGCACCACCCTGATTGGAAAGGCCCTGGGCAAGGAAACCGAGGCCAAGAAGTTGATCGAGGACACGCAGGCCACGGTCGAGGACAAGGTGTCCGAATACCCGCAGATCAAGGACAAGACCTTCATCTACGGCAACCTTGAGCCCGCCAAGGGTGACGGCGCCAACGTCTACACCGCCATCGACAACCGTCCCCGTTTCCTTTCGGAAATCGGCATGAAGCTCGCCCCGGTGGTGGAGCAGAACACCAAGAGCAAGACCGAGTTCTTCATCCCATGGTCCGCTGAAAAGGCAAACGAGCTGGCATCGGACGTCTTCGTCACCTGGGTTCCGGACTCCACCACGGCCGACGCCATCAAGGCCGACCCGCTGCTCGGCCAGATCCCAGCCGTCAAGAAGGGCGCACTGGTTGCCGACTCGGACCAGACGCTGACGCTCGCCATCTCCGCCTCCTCGCCGCTGAGCCTGCCATGGGCGCTGGACACGTTCCTGCCGCAGCTGGGTAAAGCAGCCGACGCAGCGGGCAAGTAA
- a CDS encoding FBP domain-containing protein, which produces MQKITAQQVRSSFINASRSEAAKLNLPSTFDTLDWENLEFLGWRDEKMPQRGYLVVHHQGKLTGVLLRAPEGGSGKRRVVLCELCRDVFSKEDVYLWVAKKAGQSGKEGNTVGTLICAEFGCSTNVRKEPPVNAINPDPAVVVLRQIAGLESRTALFLDRVRGDSKR; this is translated from the coding sequence ATGCAGAAAATCACTGCCCAACAGGTCCGTTCGTCCTTTATCAACGCCAGCCGTTCCGAGGCTGCGAAACTCAACCTCCCCTCCACCTTTGACACCCTCGACTGGGAAAACCTCGAGTTCCTGGGTTGGCGGGACGAGAAGATGCCACAGCGTGGATACCTCGTAGTTCACCACCAGGGAAAGCTCACCGGGGTGCTGCTCAGGGCACCTGAGGGTGGATCCGGGAAAAGGCGCGTAGTCCTCTGCGAACTGTGCCGCGACGTGTTCTCCAAAGAGGACGTCTACCTGTGGGTCGCCAAGAAAGCCGGGCAATCCGGCAAGGAGGGGAACACTGTGGGAACCCTGATTTGTGCTGAGTTCGGCTGCAGCACAAATGTGCGCAAGGAACCGCCCGTCAACGCGATCAACCCGGACCCGGCCGTCGTCGTACTCCGGCAGATCGCCGGGCTGGAGTCCCGGACGGCGCTGTTCCTTGACCGAGTCCGCGGCGACTCAAAACGCTAG
- a CDS encoding 2Fe-2S iron-sulfur cluster-binding protein, with amino-acid sequence MSTKRINVIDREGNEHSVGWSADQSLMEVLRDNDFPILASCGGTASCATCHVFLEKDAFPSSGERSEDELELLAETDTYIADQSRLSCQLTYESSCGGATVTIAPE; translated from the coding sequence ATGAGCACCAAGCGTATTAACGTCATAGACCGTGAAGGCAATGAACACTCAGTTGGATGGTCGGCGGATCAATCCCTGATGGAAGTCCTCAGGGACAACGACTTCCCCATCCTCGCCTCATGTGGAGGTACCGCTTCCTGTGCAACCTGCCACGTATTCCTGGAAAAGGACGCGTTTCCTTCCTCCGGGGAACGCAGCGAGGATGAACTGGAACTCCTCGCGGAAACCGACACCTACATTGCCGACCAGTCCCGGCTTTCCTGCCAATTGACCTACGAGAGTTCCTGCGGAGGCGCTACGGTGACCATCGCCCCGGAATAG
- a CDS encoding NAD(P)/FAD-dependent oxidoreductase, which produces MHETKTFPDPIVILGAGHAGVAVAAGLRTQGWDERIVLVDADPGLPYERPPLSKELLKPGSAGHATPLRRAGYYEERGIETLLGLQATSIDADNHTVTLSDGSSRKYHRLVIATGSTARALRIPGGDLPGVQTLKTFDDATRLRGQLTKGARIVVVGAGYIGLEVAAAAAALGCDVTVLEFQDRVMSRVTSEPVSRFFEHHHEDHGVRFVFGAAVTAVEGTDRAQHVLTADGGRYPADVVIAGIGVVPNQGLAEAAGIECNDGILVDEHGRTSHPAVYAAGDATRFSSPFDGSSLRLECIQNAMAQAECIVHHILDKPRNGTEIPWFWTVQHGVRLQTAGVRHPDDELIVRGAVEDRKFSVVYLRKGRLSAVDTVDSLKDFMAAKKLIGAGASLDATLVSAPDVPLAQAVISSSSS; this is translated from the coding sequence ATGCATGAGACCAAGACGTTCCCGGACCCGATCGTCATCCTGGGAGCCGGCCACGCGGGTGTAGCCGTCGCAGCAGGCCTGCGAACCCAGGGCTGGGACGAACGGATCGTGTTGGTTGATGCCGATCCCGGGCTGCCCTATGAACGGCCGCCGCTGTCCAAAGAACTGCTGAAGCCTGGCTCCGCTGGGCATGCCACGCCCCTGCGACGTGCCGGCTATTACGAGGAACGGGGCATCGAGACGCTCTTGGGGCTCCAAGCCACCAGTATCGACGCCGATAATCACACCGTAACGCTCTCGGACGGCAGCAGCCGGAAATACCACCGGCTAGTGATCGCCACAGGTTCTACAGCACGCGCCCTGCGGATCCCCGGTGGTGACCTGCCCGGGGTGCAAACCCTCAAAACGTTCGACGACGCGACCCGGCTCAGGGGGCAGCTCACCAAGGGTGCGCGCATAGTCGTTGTCGGCGCTGGATACATCGGGCTTGAAGTTGCTGCCGCAGCGGCTGCCCTGGGGTGCGATGTGACGGTCCTTGAATTCCAGGACCGTGTGATGAGTCGTGTCACGTCCGAGCCGGTGTCCAGGTTCTTCGAGCATCACCATGAAGACCACGGGGTCCGCTTCGTTTTTGGGGCAGCGGTGACGGCAGTGGAGGGGACTGACCGTGCCCAGCACGTACTGACGGCCGACGGCGGAAGGTACCCTGCCGACGTCGTGATCGCGGGGATAGGAGTGGTGCCGAACCAAGGGTTGGCCGAGGCAGCCGGGATTGAATGCAATGACGGCATCCTTGTGGACGAGCATGGACGGACATCCCATCCCGCCGTCTACGCAGCCGGCGATGCCACGCGATTTTCCAGCCCCTTCGACGGTTCGAGCCTTCGCTTGGAATGCATCCAAAATGCCATGGCCCAGGCGGAGTGCATCGTTCACCACATCCTGGACAAGCCCCGGAACGGCACGGAAATCCCGTGGTTCTGGACCGTACAGCACGGCGTGAGACTGCAGACAGCCGGAGTGCGACACCCGGACGATGAATTGATTGTGCGGGGCGCTGTGGAGGACAGGAAGTTCTCCGTTGTCTACCTCCGAAAGGGCAGATTGTCAGCCGTGGACACCGTTGATTCCCTGAAGGACTTCATGGCCGCCAAGAAGCTGATCGGTGCCGGAGCATCCCTCGATGCCACGTTGGTTTCCGCTCCGGACGTTCCCCTGGCACAAGCAGTCATCTCCTCTTCGAGCTCCTAG
- a CDS encoding cytochrome P450: MSEPLTCPATAVEHEPSHLPPYSHQLEWPEGLEPFKVVDDGSQGDPYAHYQWMLEHAPVLRCHTPQSDVWFITRYEDVRKGLRAPKIFSSQVVDPVPLTFLTLFDAPNHGRLRQVVAQAFTPKAVATFEERVHENANRYLDAMLAAGGGDAVDDYAIPLSMSTISALLDVPNPDFDKLKFWSDETFSYFGRLARNANGTGTDEQSAFAFFDFLRDNLERLYAEENPSVGGQIARMWKEGLLTEKEAKELCAFVFVAGHDTTTILIANAFRVFAENPELLARVRNAPEDAELFMEELARYRGTVQRVSRITTEEVEVSGVALPKGSVVRLMPAAANWDNRKYPNAAVFDIDRRPEGHLGFGHGVHSCLGAPLARLETTATIRLLAQRSAGMTLDAAKPIEYVRGNNLTNSGPEHLFVTMEKFNA, encoded by the coding sequence ATGTCTGAGCCTTTAACGTGCCCTGCCACCGCCGTCGAGCATGAACCGAGCCACCTGCCGCCCTACTCCCACCAACTCGAATGGCCCGAGGGCCTTGAGCCGTTCAAGGTGGTCGACGATGGCAGCCAAGGCGACCCGTACGCGCACTATCAGTGGATGTTGGAACACGCGCCCGTGTTGCGTTGCCACACGCCGCAGTCGGACGTGTGGTTCATTACCCGCTACGAGGATGTGCGGAAAGGACTCCGCGCGCCCAAGATCTTTTCCTCCCAGGTTGTGGATCCGGTTCCGCTGACCTTCCTGACCTTGTTCGATGCCCCCAATCATGGCCGGCTGCGGCAGGTAGTTGCTCAAGCATTTACGCCCAAGGCGGTAGCGACGTTCGAAGAGCGGGTGCATGAGAATGCCAACAGGTACTTGGACGCGATGCTGGCCGCGGGCGGCGGGGACGCGGTGGACGATTATGCGATTCCCCTGAGTATGTCCACCATCAGCGCGCTCCTGGACGTTCCCAACCCGGACTTCGACAAGCTCAAATTCTGGTCCGACGAGACATTCAGCTATTTTGGGCGCCTGGCACGGAACGCGAACGGCACAGGAACCGATGAGCAAAGCGCCTTCGCATTCTTCGACTTCCTTCGGGACAACCTGGAGCGTTTGTATGCGGAGGAGAACCCCTCAGTAGGCGGGCAAATTGCCCGTATGTGGAAGGAAGGACTGCTCACCGAGAAGGAAGCCAAGGAGCTTTGCGCCTTTGTTTTCGTGGCCGGGCACGACACCACCACCATCCTGATCGCTAACGCCTTCCGTGTGTTCGCTGAGAATCCGGAACTTCTGGCACGGGTGCGGAACGCACCGGAGGACGCCGAACTGTTCATGGAAGAACTGGCGCGATACCGCGGAACGGTGCAGCGGGTCAGCCGGATCACCACCGAGGAAGTCGAAGTATCCGGTGTGGCCCTGCCGAAGGGTTCGGTTGTTCGGCTCATGCCCGCAGCCGCCAACTGGGACAACCGCAAATACCCCAATGCGGCGGTGTTCGACATCGACCGCAGGCCTGAAGGCCATCTTGGCTTCGGGCACGGTGTCCACAGTTGCCTCGGCGCGCCGCTTGCCCGGCTGGAAACGACAGCAACCATCCGGCTGCTGGCCCAACGGTCGGCCGGAATGACATTGGATGCCGCCAAACCGATCGAGTACGTCCGCGGCAATAACCTCACCAACTCCGGTCCAGAGCACCTTTTCGTCACGATGGAGAAGTTCAATGCATGA
- a CDS encoding IclR family transcriptional regulator: protein MNDSTSGESVISRVVRLMSAFDRSVPTMTLSGLARRSGLPLTTTHRLVQELARHGLIEKVSNDKLRVGMRMWELGARGSTALGLQEVALPFMEDVQATVRQHTTLAVLDRGSVLYVERLSAPESPLDAAHIAQRMPVHAASSGLVLLAFSDGAYQEEILAQPLEAVTPDTVTDPAIIRRHLAEIRARGHVAIPGIGHMDWVGIAVPVFGASGRIAASLNAIVPRHEANVPAIIPSLLTAAHGISRSLGADNRLPGSRRL from the coding sequence ATGAACGATTCCACGTCCGGGGAGTCAGTCATCAGCCGGGTTGTCCGGCTGATGTCGGCCTTCGACCGCTCGGTGCCCACCATGACCTTGTCGGGGTTGGCCCGCAGGTCGGGCCTGCCACTGACGACTACGCACAGGCTTGTCCAGGAGCTTGCGCGGCACGGCCTGATTGAAAAGGTCTCAAACGATAAACTGCGTGTGGGAATGCGGATGTGGGAGCTTGGGGCCCGGGGATCGACCGCCTTGGGTTTGCAGGAAGTAGCCCTTCCTTTCATGGAGGATGTCCAGGCCACAGTCCGTCAGCACACAACCCTGGCAGTCCTGGACAGGGGCTCCGTTCTTTACGTTGAACGCCTATCGGCCCCGGAGTCGCCCTTGGATGCGGCCCACATTGCCCAACGCATGCCCGTCCATGCAGCATCGTCAGGGTTGGTATTGCTGGCGTTTTCAGATGGCGCCTATCAGGAGGAGATCCTCGCGCAACCACTCGAAGCCGTGACTCCGGATACGGTGACGGACCCTGCCATCATCCGGAGGCACCTGGCCGAGATCCGCGCCCGCGGGCACGTCGCCATTCCCGGTATAGGCCATATGGACTGGGTGGGCATCGCGGTGCCGGTCTTTGGCGCCTCGGGAAGAATCGCGGCATCCCTTAACGCGATCGTTCCCCGCCACGAGGCCAATGTGCCTGCCATCATTCCGTCGTTGTTGACCGCGGCACATGGCATTTCGAGGAGCCTCGGGGCGGACAACCGGCTTCCGGGATCGCGTCGGCTCTAG